One Gloeobacter morelensis MG652769 DNA window includes the following coding sequences:
- a CDS encoding glycogen/starch/alpha-glucan phosphorylase: MTLSEYQATWKKRPEKHAALPTDLKKHVLRTPQVKVQIEDDRTGMDIETLKRAFLDNLYYIQAKDLHNATPYDLYMALSWTVRDRLLQRWIRTQETYLKQDVRSVCYFSAEYLLGRQLGNALVNVGLYEPARTFLRELGFELVDLMEQENEPGLGNGGLGRLAACFMDSLATLGVPAIGYGIRYEFGIFAQTIQGGWQVEQPDRWLRYGNPWEIPRPEYLVEVKFGGHTEAYTDPQGRYRVSWAHERSVLGTPYDTPVPGYRTNTVNTLRLWSARATEDFDFQVFNAGDFARAVAGKTYSENITKVLYPNDNTYQGKELRLEQQYFFVSCSLQDILRRYWNHHVDLDSFTDKVTIQINDTHPAIGIAELMRLLVDEYLIEWDKAWQITQKVFAYTNHTLLAEALERWPVSLFGRLLPRHLEIIYEINERFLHLAHSRFGNDGERIARLSLIQEGSEKYVRMANLACVGSHAINGVAKLHTELLEQDVLADFYALTPEKFSNKTNGVTPRRFVLLSNPKLALLYTERLGQEWIRDLDLLRKLEDHLHDPDFRSAWKKIKADNKHDLAEYILQFNGIEVDPDSLFDIQVKRIHEYKRQLLMLLYIITLYHRLKHNPTMPLQPRTFIFAGKAAPGYTMAKLIIKCIHSVAAVINTDPDVGGRLKLVFLANFNVSLAQRIYPAADLSEQISTAGKEASGTGNMKFAMGGALTIGTLDGANIEIREQVGPENFFLFGLTAQQVYALKARGYRPYDYYQTNAELRSVIDLVISGHFSPDQPDLFRPLADALMARDEYMLFADYQVYLDCQHQVDAAFADCERWTTMSILNAVRMGYFSSDRSMGEYCRDIWKTGPVAVELNG; encoded by the coding sequence ATGACCCTCAGCGAGTACCAGGCGACCTGGAAAAAGCGCCCCGAGAAGCACGCCGCCCTGCCCACCGATCTCAAAAAGCACGTCCTGCGCACCCCCCAGGTAAAGGTGCAGATCGAGGACGACCGCACCGGCATGGATATCGAGACACTCAAGCGCGCCTTTCTGGACAATCTGTACTACATCCAGGCCAAAGATCTGCACAATGCCACGCCCTACGACCTCTACATGGCCCTCTCCTGGACGGTGCGCGACCGGCTGTTGCAGCGGTGGATCCGCACCCAGGAGACGTACCTCAAGCAGGATGTGCGCTCGGTGTGCTATTTCTCGGCGGAATATCTGCTGGGCCGCCAACTCGGTAACGCCCTGGTCAACGTCGGCCTTTATGAACCGGCGCGCACGTTTTTGCGCGAACTCGGTTTTGAGCTTGTCGACCTGATGGAGCAGGAGAACGAACCAGGATTGGGCAACGGCGGGCTCGGGCGGCTCGCTGCCTGCTTCATGGATTCGCTTGCCACCCTCGGTGTACCCGCCATCGGCTACGGGATCCGCTACGAATTCGGCATCTTCGCCCAGACTATCCAGGGCGGCTGGCAGGTTGAGCAGCCCGACCGCTGGCTGCGCTACGGCAACCCCTGGGAGATCCCCCGGCCCGAGTACCTGGTGGAGGTCAAGTTCGGTGGCCACACCGAAGCCTACACCGATCCCCAGGGGCGCTACCGGGTCAGTTGGGCGCACGAGCGCTCGGTGTTGGGTACCCCCTACGACACCCCGGTTCCCGGCTACCGCACCAACACCGTCAACACCCTGCGCCTCTGGAGCGCCCGAGCCACCGAGGATTTTGATTTTCAGGTGTTCAACGCGGGCGATTTTGCCCGGGCGGTGGCGGGCAAGACGTACTCAGAAAACATCACCAAAGTGCTCTACCCCAACGACAACACCTACCAGGGCAAGGAATTGCGCCTGGAGCAGCAGTACTTTTTTGTCAGCTGTTCGCTGCAGGACATCCTGCGGCGCTACTGGAATCACCATGTGGACCTCGACAGCTTTACAGACAAGGTGACCATCCAGATCAACGACACCCATCCGGCCATCGGCATCGCCGAGTTGATGCGGCTATTGGTCGACGAATACTTGATCGAATGGGACAAAGCCTGGCAGATCACCCAGAAAGTCTTTGCCTACACCAACCACACGCTGCTCGCCGAAGCGCTCGAACGCTGGCCGGTGTCGCTGTTTGGGCGGCTGTTGCCCCGGCATCTGGAAATCATCTACGAGATCAACGAACGCTTTTTGCACCTGGCGCACTCGCGCTTCGGTAACGACGGGGAGCGCATCGCCCGCCTGTCGCTGATTCAAGAAGGCTCCGAAAAGTACGTGCGCATGGCCAATCTTGCCTGCGTGGGCAGCCACGCCATCAACGGTGTCGCCAAACTGCACACGGAACTATTGGAGCAGGATGTGCTGGCCGATTTCTACGCCCTTACCCCCGAAAAATTTTCCAACAAGACCAACGGCGTCACCCCGCGGCGCTTCGTGCTGCTATCGAATCCGAAGCTGGCGCTGCTCTACACTGAGCGGCTCGGCCAGGAGTGGATCCGCGATCTCGACTTGTTGCGCAAACTCGAAGATCACCTGCACGACCCCGACTTTCGTTCTGCCTGGAAAAAGATCAAAGCCGACAACAAGCACGATCTGGCCGAATATATTCTCCAATTCAACGGCATCGAGGTGGACCCCGATTCGCTCTTCGACATTCAGGTCAAGCGCATCCACGAGTACAAGCGCCAGTTGTTGATGCTCTTGTACATCATCACCCTCTACCACCGCCTCAAGCACAACCCGACCATGCCCCTGCAGCCGCGTACGTTTATCTTTGCGGGCAAGGCGGCGCCGGGCTACACGATGGCCAAGCTCATCATCAAATGCATTCATTCTGTCGCCGCTGTAATCAACACAGATCCGGACGTGGGCGGGCGGCTCAAGCTCGTATTTCTTGCTAACTTCAACGTCTCGCTCGCCCAACGCATTTATCCGGCCGCCGATCTGTCCGAGCAAATTTCGACCGCGGGCAAGGAGGCAAGCGGCACCGGCAATATGAAATTTGCCATGGGCGGGGCGCTCACCATCGGCACCCTGGATGGCGCCAATATCGAGATTCGCGAGCAAGTCGGGCCTGAGAACTTTTTCTTGTTCGGGCTCACTGCCCAGCAGGTCTACGCGCTCAAGGCACGCGGCTACCGTCCCTACGATTATTACCAGACCAATGCCGAACTGCGCAGTGTCATCGATCTGGTGATCTCGGGACATTTTTCCCCCGACCAACCGGATCTGTTCAGGCCCCTGGCCGACGCCTTGATGGCCCGCGACGAATACATGCTGTTTGCCGACTACCAGGTCTACCTCGACTGTCAGCATCAGGTAGACGCTGCCTTCGCCGACTGCGAGCGCTGGACGACCATGTCGATCCTCAACGCCGTGCGCATGGGCTATTTTTCCTCCGACCGCAGCATGGGCGAGTACTGCCGCGATATTTGGAAAACTGGACCGGTTGCTGTCGAACTAAACGGATAG